Proteins encoded together in one uncultured Desulfosarcina sp. window:
- a CDS encoding bifunctional nuclease family protein translates to MLHKVTIAGLAMDPASNTPIILLKTEEGEKTLPIWIGLLEATSIASALQDIQFDRPMTHDLFKNLTQMLNIQINRVDICDLRDNTFYAEIHFASQEKSFTMDARPSDAIALALRYQAPIFVDDRVIEKSKIGVEPGEALDESEEGKKWAEYLEKLSPEDFGKYKV, encoded by the coding sequence TTGCTGCATAAGGTAACCATTGCAGGCCTGGCCATGGACCCGGCATCCAACACCCCGATCATTCTTCTCAAGACCGAGGAGGGGGAGAAAACGCTTCCCATCTGGATCGGTTTGCTGGAGGCCACTTCCATTGCGTCGGCCCTGCAGGATATCCAGTTCGACCGCCCCATGACCCACGATCTGTTCAAGAATCTAACCCAGATGTTGAACATCCAGATCAACCGGGTCGATATCTGCGATTTGCGGGACAACACCTTCTATGCCGAGATCCATTTTGCCTCCCAGGAAAAATCCTTTACCATGGATGCCCGACCCAGCGATGCCATTGCCCTGGCCCTGCGCTACCAGGCGCCCATTTTCGTGGACGACCGCGTGATCGAAAAATCCAAGATCGGAGTGGAGCCCGGCGAGGCGCTGGACGAAAGCGAGGAAGGGAAAAAGTGGGCCGAGTACCTTGAAAAGCTTTCCCCCGAAGATTTTGGCAAGTACAAAGTCTGA
- a CDS encoding Mrp/NBP35 family ATP-binding protein, translated as MVQIQSSMDSAKKQANPQEERDREIKSTLGRIKHKFIVMSGKGGVGKTSTSVSLALALSELGHRVGLMDVDLHGPDIPRMLGLTGILDLSPNRKLNPMPYSKTLSAVSIESLTPSKDDAIIWRGPVKFSAIQQFIGDVEWGDLDFLIIDSPPGTGDEPLTVAQTIAEAKAIIVTTPQEVSLADVRKSINFCKTVKMEIFGLIENMSGFACPHCQSVIELFGSGGGEKTAAAAGIPFLGSIPFDTRVVACGDAGVSYRKEHGDTPVSLAFDAIARQMAGLIQA; from the coding sequence ATGGTTCAGATTCAAAGCAGCATGGACTCGGCCAAGAAACAGGCCAATCCACAGGAAGAAAGAGACAGGGAAATCAAGAGCACCTTAGGGCGCATCAAACATAAATTCATCGTCATGAGCGGCAAGGGCGGCGTTGGTAAGACAAGCACCTCGGTGAGTCTGGCCCTGGCCCTGTCGGAATTGGGGCACCGTGTGGGCCTTATGGATGTCGACCTTCACGGTCCGGACATCCCCCGGATGCTGGGATTGACCGGCATACTGGACCTGAGCCCCAATCGCAAGCTCAACCCCATGCCCTATTCGAAAACCCTCAGTGCGGTTTCCATTGAATCCCTGACGCCTTCCAAGGACGATGCCATTATCTGGCGCGGTCCGGTAAAATTCTCTGCCATTCAGCAGTTCATTGGCGATGTGGAATGGGGCGACCTGGATTTTCTGATCATCGATTCCCCGCCGGGTACCGGCGACGAACCGTTGACCGTGGCCCAGACCATCGCCGAAGCCAAAGCCATCATCGTCACCACGCCCCAGGAAGTGTCTTTGGCCGATGTCAGAAAGTCCATCAACTTCTGCAAGACCGTCAAAATGGAAATCTTCGGGTTGATCGAAAACATGAGCGGATTCGCATGCCCCCACTGCCAGTCGGTGATTGAACTTTTCGGCTCCGGCGGCGGCGAAAAAACCGCTGCGGCTGCCGGAATTCCCTTTCTGGGCAGCATTCCCTTCGACACCCGGGTCGTCGCCTGCGGCGACGCCGGCGTATCCTATCGCAAGGAGCATGGAGATACGCCGGTATCCCTGGCCTTTGACGCCATTGCCAGGCAGATGGCCGGGTTGATCCAGGCTTGA
- a CDS encoding PAS domain-containing protein: MRSEKKSSVDCTDKCSDELKQEIGRLHRLLDERQKELDSLAKFVRRIADNAPDMIWAKDMDNRYLFANRALCERLLMCSHPEAAIGKKDIYFAQCERAKGQRHTFGEICIDSDEVVKTEKRAMRFVEDGLVRGKYLILDVHKAPLLDESGRMIGTVGCGRDITREREIQKDLEESRASQQLLMETASDFAVFRLQIHPFRPRGAKVVFLSPSARDIAGITQPQQVDRWFRVHPDDIKAVRYAFVKGFSGPKFNQRFRVWRADQSRWRWLHIIATAVDHDDGRFSNGIMFDITEQVESNEALAAKGRELEDRTDSLSEVNTALKVLLKKRDEDRKILEEKVLYNIKSLIRPYLNKLKTSGISSKQNAYLKILESNLEEIVSPLSRTLSFDYLGFTPTEIKVASMVKQGLKAKEIAKLMGISTRTVEGYRYAIRERLGIKGKKVNLRTYLLSLQ, translated from the coding sequence ATGAGATCAGAAAAAAAGAGTTCCGTCGATTGTACGGACAAGTGCAGTGACGAGTTGAAGCAGGAGATCGGCCGGTTGCACCGACTGCTTGATGAGCGTCAGAAAGAGTTGGATTCCTTGGCCAAATTTGTCCGGCGGATCGCTGACAACGCCCCGGACATGATCTGGGCCAAAGATATGGACAACCGCTATCTGTTCGCCAACCGGGCGCTTTGCGAACGGTTGTTGATGTGCAGCCATCCGGAAGCGGCCATCGGAAAAAAGGATATCTATTTCGCCCAGTGCGAGCGGGCCAAGGGGCAGCGGCATACCTTCGGCGAGATCTGTATCGATTCGGACGAGGTCGTAAAAACCGAAAAAAGAGCGATGCGCTTCGTTGAAGACGGACTGGTTCGCGGAAAATATTTGATTCTGGATGTCCACAAGGCGCCGCTTCTCGACGAATCGGGCCGGATGATCGGCACGGTCGGCTGCGGACGGGACATCACGAGGGAACGGGAGATTCAGAAAGACCTGGAAGAGAGCCGCGCCAGTCAGCAATTGCTGATGGAAACCGCCTCCGATTTCGCTGTTTTCCGGTTGCAGATTCATCCGTTTCGTCCCCGTGGTGCCAAGGTTGTCTTTCTCAGTCCCTCTGCCAGAGACATTGCCGGCATCACCCAACCGCAACAGGTGGATCGATGGTTCCGGGTCCATCCGGACGATATCAAAGCGGTACGGTATGCGTTCGTCAAAGGTTTCTCAGGGCCAAAGTTCAATCAGCGGTTCCGGGTCTGGCGGGCCGATCAATCCCGGTGGCGCTGGCTCCATATTATCGCGACGGCCGTAGACCATGATGACGGGCGGTTTTCCAACGGAATCATGTTCGATATCACCGAACAGGTGGAAAGCAACGAAGCTCTGGCAGCCAAAGGCCGGGAACTGGAAGACCGGACGGACAGCCTCTCCGAGGTGAACACCGCCTTGAAAGTGCTGCTGAAAAAAAGGGATGAGGACCGCAAGATCCTGGAAGAAAAAGTTCTATACAACATCAAATCCCTGATCCGGCCTTATCTGAACAAATTGAAAACCAGCGGGATCAGCTCCAAACAGAACGCCTATCTCAAGATTCTGGAATCCAACCTCGAAGAAATCGTTTCGCCGCTCAGCCGCACCCTGTCCTTCGACTACCTGGGGTTTACGCCCACCGAAATCAAGGTGGCCAGCATGGTCAAACAGGGCCTCAAAGCCAAAGAGATCGCAAAATTGATGGGGATTTCCACCCGTACGGTGGAAGGCTACCGTTACGCCATCCGGGAGCGGTTGGGAATCAAGGGAAAAAAAGTCAACCTGCGGACCTATCTGCTCTCGCTGCAGTAG
- a CDS encoding DUF134 domain-containing protein produces MGRPRKDRLVAVNPKISYFKPRGIPMVDLSEVCITVDEREALRLADLDGLSHEESGQCMGVSRATFGRILHKARQTVANALINGKAIKIDGGNYKMVKEKRRFACRKCQYQWEEPLGTGRPDACPECGADDFYRFLIDE; encoded by the coding sequence ATGGGAAGACCCAGAAAAGATCGTTTGGTGGCGGTTAATCCGAAAATCAGCTATTTCAAACCAAGGGGCATCCCCATGGTTGACCTTTCCGAGGTATGCATTACTGTGGATGAAAGGGAAGCGTTGCGGCTGGCAGATTTAGACGGCCTGTCGCACGAGGAATCCGGGCAGTGCATGGGAGTTTCCAGGGCTACTTTCGGTCGCATTCTGCACAAGGCGCGCCAGACCGTGGCCAATGCCCTGATCAACGGCAAGGCCATTAAAATCGACGGCGGCAACTATAAAATGGTGAAAGAAAAGCGCCGCTTTGCCTGCCGCAAATGCCAGTACCAATGGGAAGAGCCATTGGGAACCGGACGCCCGGATGCCTGCCCGGAATGTGGTGCGGATGACTTCTATCGCTTTTTGATCGACGAATAG
- a CDS encoding prepilin peptidase yields the protein MTPIIPITILAFVFGACIGSFLNVCIFRIPAGASIVRPPSSCPRCKTEIAFYDNIPILSWLLLMGKCRTCGEAIAVRYPLVELLTGLFAAAGIVFFGPTWHALAAFAFIAVLIVVSFIDLDHRIIPDAISLPGIPIFFIAAIAATDLTWQSSAIGILAGGGSLFAVAWGYQAITGREGMGGGDIKLLAMIGAFIGWQGILFTLFAASAIGTLIGILAMVRSGKGMKLAIPFGPFLAMGAVLYLFFGDPIVHWYFGMLR from the coding sequence ATGACACCCATTATTCCCATCACAATTTTGGCTTTCGTTTTCGGTGCCTGCATCGGCAGCTTCCTCAACGTTTGCATTTTCCGCATACCGGCCGGCGCTTCCATCGTTCGCCCCCCGTCAAGCTGCCCGCGATGCAAAACCGAGATCGCCTTTTACGATAACATCCCCATTTTGAGCTGGCTGCTGCTCATGGGCAAATGCCGTACATGCGGTGAGGCCATCGCCGTCCGCTATCCGCTGGTGGAACTGCTGACCGGTCTGTTCGCCGCGGCCGGAATCGTCTTTTTCGGCCCCACCTGGCACGCGCTGGCGGCCTTTGCCTTCATCGCGGTGTTGATTGTCGTCTCTTTCATCGATCTGGACCACCGCATCATTCCCGATGCGATCAGCCTGCCGGGAATCCCGATTTTCTTTATCGCCGCCATTGCCGCCACCGACCTGACCTGGCAATCCAGTGCCATCGGTATTTTGGCCGGTGGGGGCTCTCTTTTTGCCGTGGCCTGGGGATATCAAGCGATAACCGGCAGGGAAGGCATGGGCGGCGGCGATATCAAACTGCTGGCCATGATCGGCGCCTTTATCGGCTGGCAGGGCATTTTGTTCACCCTGTTCGCCGCCTCGGCCATCGGCACCCTGATCGGGATTCTGGCCATGGTCCGATCCGGCAAAGGAATGAAGCTGGCCATCCCCTTCGGCCCTTTTCTGGCCATGGGCGCCGTTCTCTATCTTTTTTTCGGCGACCCCATCGTCCACTGGTATTTCGGCATGCTCCGGTAA
- the miaB gene encoding tRNA (N6-isopentenyl adenosine(37)-C2)-methylthiotransferase MiaB, giving the protein MREKRLYINTIGCQMNVYDAGQIAGVLAPLGYTPTDDIEAADMVVVNTCTIREKAEQKAFSFLGRLTKIKAAKPALIVAMGGCVAQQEGEAVLKRMPYVDLVFGTHAIFRLPEMVRRIEASRCRIVDVRMTEAIEIDRPVDGPLDEGQVSAFVTIMRGCDNYCTYCVVPHVRGREASRHPDRILEEIRMRVDQGIREVTLLGQNVNSYGNKEGLCSFAELLEWVNGVEGLGRIRFTTSHPKDLSDELIQAFGRLDKLCHHIHLPVQSGDDDILKRMNRRYSRSVYLDKLARLRQVCPDIAVTSDFIVGFPGETERQFQRTLELIETVRYDGLFAFMYSDRPNAPAAKFSGKVPESVKKERLQALLDLQQSITREKHEAMVGQVRKVLVEGPSRGLGESAGGNGNPDIRWNGRASSNHIIHFSTADAHCPKKEILTGEFADIMIEGAYAHSLWGRRVQG; this is encoded by the coding sequence ATGAGAGAAAAACGGCTTTATATCAACACCATCGGATGCCAGATGAACGTTTACGATGCCGGCCAGATTGCTGGTGTGCTGGCGCCGTTGGGATACACGCCAACCGATGATATCGAAGCGGCGGACATGGTCGTGGTCAACACCTGCACCATCCGGGAAAAGGCCGAACAGAAGGCCTTTAGTTTCCTCGGGCGTCTGACCAAGATCAAAGCCGCCAAACCCGCGTTGATCGTTGCCATGGGCGGGTGCGTGGCCCAGCAGGAAGGCGAGGCGGTCTTAAAGCGCATGCCCTATGTGGATCTGGTTTTCGGCACCCACGCCATTTTTCGTTTGCCGGAGATGGTGCGACGCATCGAAGCTTCGCGCTGCCGCATCGTGGATGTCCGCATGACGGAAGCCATCGAAATCGATCGGCCGGTCGACGGCCCCCTTGACGAAGGTCAGGTTTCGGCCTTTGTCACCATCATGCGCGGCTGCGACAATTACTGCACCTATTGCGTCGTGCCCCACGTGCGCGGCCGGGAGGCCAGCCGACATCCGGACCGCATCCTCGAAGAGATTCGCATGCGCGTGGACCAGGGGATTCGCGAAGTGACCCTGCTGGGGCAAAATGTCAACAGCTACGGCAACAAGGAAGGGCTTTGCAGCTTCGCCGAATTGCTGGAGTGGGTGAACGGTGTCGAAGGCCTGGGAAGGATTCGGTTTACGACCTCTCACCCTAAGGATCTTTCCGATGAACTGATTCAGGCTTTCGGCCGGCTGGACAAACTGTGCCACCATATTCATCTGCCGGTGCAGTCCGGCGACGACGATATTCTCAAGCGCATGAACCGCCGGTATTCGCGTTCAGTCTACCTGGACAAGCTGGCGCGGCTCAGACAGGTCTGTCCGGATATCGCGGTGACCTCGGATTTCATCGTGGGCTTTCCCGGCGAGACCGAACGGCAGTTTCAGCGGACCCTGGAACTGATCGAGACCGTACGCTACGACGGGCTTTTTGCCTTCATGTATTCGGACCGGCCCAATGCACCGGCGGCCAAGTTTTCCGGCAAGGTCCCCGAAAGCGTGAAAAAAGAGCGGCTTCAGGCGCTGCTGGATCTGCAGCAGTCCATTACCCGGGAAAAACACGAAGCCATGGTGGGCCAGGTCCGCAAGGTGCTGGTCGAAGGGCCCAGCCGGGGCCTGGGCGAGTCGGCCGGCGGCAACGGCAACCCCGACATCCGGTGGAACGGGCGGGCGTCGTCCAACCATATCATCCATTTCAGTACCGCTGACGCACATTGCCCAAAGAAAGAAATATTGACAGGGGAGTTCGCGGATATCATGATAGAAGGAGCTTACGCCCACTCGCTATGGGGCCGGCGCGTCCAGGGATAG
- a CDS encoding cytoplasmic protein, which translates to MDRHSHRFIEEFDGFIGFGLNRESDSDTVVYYLQKFSDDDLMAVLRKRMTDEDRRAIFDLLSGLLRKHLSEPEYHRYFLKTDH; encoded by the coding sequence ATGGACAGGCATTCTCATCGATTTATCGAAGAATTCGACGGATTCATCGGATTCGGCCTCAACCGTGAGTCCGACAGCGATACGGTGGTCTACTATCTTCAGAAATTTTCCGATGACGACCTGATGGCCGTGCTCCGAAAGCGCATGACCGACGAAGATCGCCGGGCCATCTTCGATCTGCTGTCGGGTCTTTTGCGAAAACACCTCAGCGAACCGGAGTATCATCGCTACTTTCTTAAAACAGATCATTGA
- a CDS encoding DUF294 nucleotidyltransferase-like domain-containing protein, whose translation MKQGIFRFLSSMPHFSFLTREEMDRVVSESELVKIPRGHLVAEQDKTKVENVLVIMRGQLSLYQDDNGKSELTGYIKQGEVFGGITVMLNSGISLRTAKADTEVHCISIPSTVIMDTCTQNKAFYEYFLANFSHNIFDKSLDAITRVVQARLFLSGIDPFSFLPEEEIDNAARSLSAISHRRGTVLFVQGKTRVGYLYILKKGAAERYYEEKGEKRLREYLAEGDIYGGISILLNDGVSLRTIEVVEDSVFHILPAGVFLDICKRYSVFSDFFSDTFGKRMISRSYAAIIAKTLRPEEDSLQFFNQPLSQIYSRDPLFCDADTSIRDAASTMARAKSSYALIRSKNPEQVGIVTEEDFTRKVIARGYPVEKPVGTIMSAPLKTVSEKAMVFEAMMTMMEQNFQHVGVVDANSQVIGMLSNKDILAYQGQSPMFLLREIKIASGIEEIAEKYRQLPGLVRSLIHSGATANNVTHFITTVSDSILTRLMAMTLDELGPPPLPFVFMIMGSEGRQEQTLKTDQDNAIVYRDPEAASAKKAEDYFHRFGTMACTLLNEAGYDFCTGDVMAKNPQWCQPLSRWKSYFQDWIHAAEAEDLLQASIFFDFRHGYGDASLIDELRRHLFNSLEGWSGFFRHMTENALQFKPPLGFFRNFVVESKGRHRNALDIKSAMTPIVDFARIYALKNSIEETNTLARLDQLRLRKILSFQEYEELEKAYSFLMQLRFVRQITAVMDEAAKPDNYINPKKLTHIEQTMLKEIFKRVEKFQAKMNFEFIGIA comes from the coding sequence ATGAAACAGGGCATTTTCCGTTTTCTTTCCAGCATGCCTCATTTCTCATTTCTCACCAGGGAAGAGATGGATCGGGTCGTTTCCGAATCCGAGCTTGTCAAGATTCCCAGGGGCCATCTGGTTGCCGAGCAGGATAAGACCAAAGTCGAGAATGTTCTGGTGATCATGAGAGGTCAACTCTCTCTCTATCAGGACGACAACGGCAAGTCCGAATTGACCGGTTATATCAAGCAGGGAGAGGTTTTCGGCGGCATTACCGTCATGCTTAATTCCGGAATCTCTTTACGGACGGCGAAGGCCGATACCGAGGTGCACTGTATTTCGATACCCAGCACCGTCATCATGGACACCTGTACGCAAAACAAGGCCTTTTACGAATACTTTCTGGCCAATTTCAGCCATAATATTTTCGATAAATCCCTGGATGCCATTACCCGCGTCGTCCAGGCGCGCCTTTTTCTGTCGGGCATCGATCCATTTTCATTTTTGCCGGAGGAGGAGATCGACAACGCCGCCCGTTCGCTTTCCGCCATTTCCCATCGTCGGGGCACCGTTCTTTTCGTTCAGGGAAAGACGCGGGTCGGATACCTGTATATTCTGAAAAAAGGCGCCGCCGAACGGTACTATGAGGAAAAAGGTGAGAAACGGTTGCGGGAATATCTCGCCGAAGGGGACATCTACGGCGGTATTTCAATACTGCTGAACGATGGCGTCTCGCTTCGAACCATCGAGGTGGTGGAAGATTCGGTTTTCCACATTTTGCCTGCCGGGGTGTTTCTGGATATCTGCAAACGATACAGCGTTTTTTCGGATTTCTTTTCGGACACCTTCGGCAAACGGATGATCAGCCGATCCTATGCGGCCATCATCGCCAAAACCCTTCGTCCCGAGGAAGACAGTCTTCAGTTTTTCAACCAGCCGCTGTCCCAGATCTATTCGCGCGATCCTTTGTTCTGCGATGCGGACACCTCAATCCGGGATGCCGCCAGCACCATGGCCCGGGCGAAAAGCAGCTACGCCTTGATTCGTTCGAAAAACCCGGAACAGGTGGGGATCGTCACTGAAGAGGACTTTACCCGCAAGGTGATCGCCCGGGGGTATCCCGTTGAAAAACCGGTCGGCACCATCATGTCGGCCCCCCTTAAAACCGTTTCCGAAAAAGCCATGGTGTTCGAAGCCATGATGACCATGATGGAGCAGAACTTCCAGCATGTGGGCGTCGTCGATGCGAACAGCCAGGTGATCGGAATGCTGTCCAACAAGGATATTCTCGCCTATCAGGGGCAATCCCCCATGTTTTTGCTGCGTGAAATCAAGATTGCATCCGGCATCGAAGAAATCGCCGAAAAATACCGGCAACTGCCCGGGTTGGTGCGCAGCCTGATTCACAGTGGTGCCACCGCTAACAACGTTACCCATTTTATCACCACGGTTTCCGATTCGATTCTTACCAGGCTGATGGCCATGACCCTGGATGAACTGGGGCCGCCGCCGCTTCCCTTCGTTTTCATGATCATGGGCAGTGAAGGGCGCCAGGAGCAGACCCTGAAGACCGATCAGGACAATGCCATCGTCTACCGCGACCCGGAAGCGGCCTCGGCGAAAAAAGCGGAAGACTACTTTCATCGATTCGGCACCATGGCCTGTACCCTGCTCAACGAGGCGGGATACGACTTTTGTACCGGAGACGTGATGGCCAAAAATCCCCAGTGGTGCCAGCCGCTCTCCCGATGGAAGTCTTACTTCCAGGATTGGATTCATGCCGCCGAGGCTGAGGACCTTCTTCAGGCCAGCATCTTTTTCGACTTCCGGCATGGATATGGTGACGCGTCGCTGATCGACGAACTGCGTCGGCATCTGTTCAACTCGCTGGAAGGGTGGTCCGGTTTCTTCAGGCACATGACCGAAAACGCGCTTCAGTTCAAACCGCCGTTGGGCTTTTTCCGGAATTTCGTGGTTGAATCCAAGGGACGGCATCGCAACGCCCTGGACATCAAGAGCGCCATGACGCCCATCGTCGATTTTGCCAGGATCTATGCCCTGAAGAACAGTATCGAGGAGACCAATACCCTGGCCAGACTCGATCAGCTGCGTCTGAGAAAAATTCTCTCTTTCCAGGAATATGAAGAACTGGAAAAGGCCTACAGCTTTCTCATGCAATTGCGTTTCGTCCGGCAGATTACCGCGGTTATGGATGAAGCCGCAAAGCCGGACAACTATATCAATCCCAAAAAACTGACCCATATCGAGCAGACCATGCTCAAGGAAATCTTCAAGCGGGTGGAGAAATTTCAGGCCAAGATGAATTTTGAATTCATCGGCATTGCCTGA
- a CDS encoding response regulator, with product MCNILVIDDDRMVRSLVRHVLKQHDYAVETATDGRAGIAKFDSGRYDLVITDVRMPGADGHQVASHIKNSEHRETPVIGMSATPWNLNDHCFDAVLPKPFGIDNLMEITRSLTAGRCQPGSYYASDIPEDSVNPQPNT from the coding sequence ATGTGCAACATTTTGGTGATTGACGATGATCGGATGGTTCGCAGCCTTGTCAGGCATGTACTGAAACAGCATGACTACGCCGTTGAGACGGCAACAGACGGCAGGGCCGGCATCGCCAAGTTCGATTCGGGGCGCTACGATCTTGTCATCACGGATGTCCGCATGCCCGGAGCGGACGGTCACCAGGTCGCAAGCCATATCAAAAATTCAGAACACAGGGAAACGCCGGTGATCGGGATGTCGGCCACCCCCTGGAATTTGAACGATCATTGTTTCGACGCGGTGCTGCCCAAACCTTTCGGCATCGACAATCTCATGGAAATCACCAGATCGTTAACCGCCGGCAGATGCCAACCCGGCTCTTACTACGCCTCCGATATTCCCGAAGATTCCGTCAACCCGCAGCCTAACACATAA
- a CDS encoding aminopeptidase, which translates to MLNETQLERYAEVLLWGLKTARSQPFKKGDVVLVRFNLDAVRLAEILESRLLEMGLNPVRRLSPTPTMEKNFFQQANRNQLVFDPPGEQALYRSLNGSIFLHAPASITHLSTIDPKKISRFTLSKKHLRDILDQREQEGKFGWTLCMLPTAELARHAGLDETGYAKQIVKACFLNRRDPVEQWKTVFNNATAVKRWINAMDVKHYHVESANIDLTITPGKQRRWIGISGHNIPSFELFVSPDWRGTSGTYYADQPSYRSGNLVRGVRLEFKKGVAVDVRADAGADFVRKQLKMDRGASRLGEFSLTDKRFSKIDRFMANTLFDENYGGRWGNCHVALGASYADTFSGDGKTLTKALKTSLGFNDSALHWDLVNTEKKRVVAHLYDGRQTMIYENGRFMC; encoded by the coding sequence ATGCTTAACGAAACCCAATTAGAACGCTATGCAGAAGTCCTGCTGTGGGGACTGAAAACGGCACGCAGTCAGCCGTTTAAAAAAGGCGATGTGGTCCTGGTGCGCTTCAACCTGGATGCTGTCCGTCTGGCCGAAATTCTGGAAAGCCGGCTGCTGGAGATGGGCCTGAATCCGGTTCGCCGCCTGAGCCCGACCCCCACGATGGAAAAGAATTTTTTCCAGCAGGCCAACCGCAATCAACTGGTGTTCGACCCTCCCGGAGAACAGGCGCTCTACCGCAGCCTCAATGGCTCCATTTTTCTGCACGCCCCGGCATCCATCACCCATTTAAGCACCATCGACCCCAAAAAAATCAGCCGCTTCACCCTGTCCAAAAAACACCTTCGGGACATCCTCGACCAGCGCGAGCAGGAAGGAAAATTCGGCTGGACCCTGTGCATGCTGCCGACGGCCGAACTGGCGCGCCATGCCGGCCTGGATGAAACGGGCTACGCCAAGCAGATTGTAAAAGCCTGTTTTTTAAACAGGCGTGATCCCGTGGAGCAATGGAAAACCGTTTTCAACAATGCCACCGCCGTCAAACGCTGGATCAACGCCATGGACGTCAAACACTACCATGTCGAATCCGCCAACATCGACCTTACAATCACCCCGGGCAAGCAGCGCCGCTGGATCGGCATCTCGGGCCACAACATCCCCAGTTTCGAACTCTTTGTCTCGCCCGACTGGCGCGGTACCAGCGGGACCTATTATGCGGACCAACCCTCGTACCGCAGCGGCAACCTGGTTCGCGGGGTGCGGCTGGAGTTCAAAAAAGGCGTCGCCGTCGATGTCCGGGCCGATGCCGGAGCCGATTTCGTTCGAAAACAGCTGAAGATGGACCGCGGCGCCTCCCGTCTCGGCGAATTCTCCCTGACCGACAAACGCTTTTCCAAGATCGACCGGTTCATGGCCAATACCCTGTTCGACGAAAATTACGGGGGGCGTTGGGGGAACTGCCACGTAGCACTGGGCGCCAGCTATGCCGACACCTTCAGCGGCGATGGCAAGACGCTCACCAAAGCGCTCAAGACCAGCCTGGGCTTCAACGATTCGGCACTTCACTGGGATCTGGTCAACACGGAGAAAAAACGCGTCGTTGCCCACCTGTACGATGGTCGACAGACGATGATTTACGAAAACGGGCGGTTTATGTGTTAG
- a CDS encoding LysM peptidoglycan-binding domain-containing protein, which yields MKWKDSESANGADPDTSDPYYENDGYASFKEKGGSKAAILSGNPVRYLYWGLGIAVVAGVVLLVALLFSNINESADLARIKEMEQTIEKLEQRLSKYEGIDEKVTRIWEQAKAFEKFKTRFDRSEASMSLRMDHLAMSLDALQKKTDEALVKIEALEKQPAEKVVAAKPAPVKAKPVSDEKQEAKIHTVVAGDTLFNISQRYNLTVDKLKALNNLSEGAVIHVGQKLTVSAPAE from the coding sequence ATGAAGTGGAAAGATTCGGAAAGCGCAAACGGTGCGGATCCGGACACAAGTGATCCCTACTACGAAAATGACGGTTACGCATCATTCAAAGAAAAAGGGGGGTCGAAAGCGGCCATCCTGTCCGGCAATCCCGTTCGCTATCTGTACTGGGGGCTGGGCATCGCCGTTGTCGCCGGTGTGGTGCTGCTGGTGGCGCTGCTGTTTTCCAACATCAACGAGTCCGCCGACCTGGCCCGCATCAAAGAGATGGAGCAGACCATCGAAAAATTGGAGCAGCGGCTGAGCAAGTACGAAGGCATTGACGAAAAAGTCACCCGAATATGGGAACAGGCCAAAGCCTTCGAAAAATTCAAGACCCGATTCGATCGCTCCGAGGCTTCCATGTCTCTGCGAATGGACCATCTGGCCATGAGCCTGGACGCGCTTCAAAAGAAAACCGATGAGGCGCTCGTAAAAATCGAGGCCCTTGAAAAACAGCCGGCTGAAAAAGTGGTCGCCGCCAAACCGGCGCCCGTCAAAGCCAAACCGGTAAGCGACGAAAAACAGGAGGCCAAGATCCACACCGTGGTCGCCGGAGACACCCTGTTCAACATCAGCCAGCGCTACAACCTGACCGTCGATAAACTCAAGGCCCTCAACAACCTGTCCGAAGGGGCGGTGATCCACGTCGGACAGAAGCTGACGGTAAGTGCACCAGCCGAATAA